A genome region from Flavobacterium sp. CFS9 includes the following:
- a CDS encoding phospholipase D family protein translates to MIINNLTRQNHLHQVNQIFKEANSATIISPYITKNIELINFKELVCLRKVTIVTTLKPFDKDQYSKIHFFKELYGIFNSLKVEFEIFIDNFFHGKIFIGEYADNSASAIITSANFTDSGLRINNEWGILIKDAIEIDKIKNGIIDKIKFKCFNEHKIDECLAKIMETPIPVIEKNPIKLNLSLLFEERENYLGIKTNATFWLKPIGVSNDLIPLSAKFDEVDSNLHFSKLKPNGVKEGDVLICYAVGHLNILSIYRVNSELRNTGNENDRWPHYFVGENLTPNYGREWASQNVTVTNQKNYFLENNLLNITPSGINSFGSLMRGADKLKLTNEFGNYLLNKILKIDAELEKV, encoded by the coding sequence ATGATAATAAATAACCTTACCAGGCAGAATCATTTGCATCAAGTAAATCAAATTTTTAAGGAGGCCAATAGTGCCACAATAATAAGTCCATATATCACAAAGAACATAGAACTCATAAACTTCAAAGAGCTGGTTTGTCTTCGGAAGGTCACAATTGTAACTACGTTGAAGCCATTTGACAAAGATCAGTATTCTAAAATCCATTTTTTCAAAGAGCTTTATGGGATTTTCAATTCCTTGAAAGTTGAGTTTGAAATCTTCATTGATAATTTCTTTCACGGGAAAATATTTATAGGCGAGTATGCCGATAACTCTGCAAGTGCAATCATAACTTCTGCTAATTTTACTGACAGCGGCCTTCGGATTAACAATGAGTGGGGGATTTTAATTAAAGATGCAATAGAAATAGATAAGATTAAAAATGGAATAATTGACAAAATAAAATTCAAGTGCTTCAACGAACATAAAATTGATGAATGTTTGGCAAAAATTATGGAAACGCCCATACCCGTAATCGAGAAAAACCCAATCAAACTCAATTTATCCTTATTATTTGAAGAGAGAGAGAATTATCTTGGAATAAAGACAAATGCAACTTTTTGGCTAAAGCCTATTGGTGTTTCAAATGATCTAATCCCTTTATCCGCAAAATTTGACGAGGTAGACAGCAATCTCCATTTTTCAAAATTAAAACCAAATGGAGTAAAGGAAGGCGATGTGCTGATTTGCTATGCGGTGGGACATTTAAATATTCTTTCAATATATAGGGTCAATTCGGAACTTAGAAATACAGGAAATGAAAATGATAGATGGCCGCATTATTTTGTTGGTGAGAACTTAACACCTAATTATGGCCGAGAATGGGCAAGCCAAAATGTAACTGTTACAAACCAGAAAAATTATTTTCTAGAAAATAATTTATTAAATATAACTCCCAGTGGAATAAACAGCTTTGGCAGCTTAATGCGTGGTGCTGATAAACTGAAATTAACCAATGAATTTGGAAATTATTTATTAAATAAAATTTTGAAAATAGATGCAGAGTTAGAAAAAGTCTAG
- a CDS encoding MauE/DoxX family redox-associated membrane protein → MKIPESFKKVILEVICLLYILLFVYASVSKMIDFENFQIQLGQSPLISAFAGLAAPSVLFLELLTALLLMVPKLRMAALFLALGMMSLFTTYIIIILNYSSFIPCSCGGILEKMSWRSHLIFNIAFVLLAMTAILLHHNIEKPYHSRKKSYLILVKMISTIICTTAIIIILFRRSESIMHFENPFIRRYPQHPAAFENQLDLKYNSYYFAGESGGRIYLGNYTAPLNIKSADQGLKSLKAERITFRTNEIPFKKPIVSVQGFYFFLKEGSVPAVYRGKTSDWKINYNLKGIPYFTQSVQIDSTTTGFRSNNGENLGNILGVFNQYSRPSIKYNGRLLQRQIDGVFDTDGILLYSEKIQRLVYVYFYRNEFIIANNSGHLVRRGNTIDTVSKAKIGVAYLKGNKERTMNAPPLIVNANAAVYDNLLFIHSRIKGKFEDNKLWEQASIIDVYDISKNIYLMSFPIYNLEDNKMRSFYITKENCFALIGNSIVVYKFRDILKKEFKNNGFVKK, encoded by the coding sequence ATGAAAATACCGGAATCATTTAAAAAAGTGATACTTGAAGTAATCTGCCTGTTATATATACTTCTATTTGTTTATGCTTCAGTAAGCAAAATGATAGATTTTGAAAACTTCCAAATCCAGCTCGGGCAATCACCGCTAATAAGTGCATTTGCTGGCTTGGCAGCACCAAGTGTACTGTTTCTTGAGCTTTTAACAGCTCTGTTGCTTATGGTACCCAAATTAAGAATGGCAGCATTATTTCTAGCACTGGGCATGATGAGCTTATTTACTACCTATATTATAATTATTTTAAATTATAGTTCTTTTATACCTTGTTCATGCGGAGGCATTTTAGAAAAAATGAGCTGGCGAAGCCATCTCATCTTCAATATTGCATTTGTGTTACTGGCAATGACAGCTATTTTGCTGCACCATAATATAGAAAAGCCATATCATTCAAGAAAAAAAAGCTATTTAATTTTGGTGAAAATGATTTCCACAATTATCTGTACTACCGCCATTATAATAATTCTATTTCGACGCTCAGAGAGTATTATGCACTTTGAAAATCCTTTTATAAGACGTTATCCTCAACATCCAGCAGCGTTTGAAAACCAGCTGGACTTAAAATATAATTCCTACTACTTTGCTGGGGAGTCAGGAGGCAGAATCTATCTGGGTAACTATACCGCTCCCTTAAATATTAAGTCAGCAGATCAAGGACTGAAAAGTCTGAAAGCGGAGAGAATTACTTTTAGGACTAACGAAATTCCATTTAAGAAACCAATTGTATCTGTACAGGGATTTTACTTTTTTCTAAAAGAGGGATCCGTACCTGCAGTCTACCGGGGAAAAACTTCGGACTGGAAAATCAATTATAATTTAAAAGGAATACCCTATTTCACACAGTCGGTTCAAATCGACAGTACAACTACTGGATTCAGATCCAATAATGGAGAAAATCTAGGGAACATTTTAGGAGTCTTTAACCAATACTCTAGACCTTCAATTAAATATAATGGACGTCTACTCCAGAGACAGATCGATGGAGTTTTTGACACTGATGGAATATTGCTCTACAGTGAAAAGATACAACGGTTGGTATATGTCTACTTTTATAGAAATGAGTTTATTATAGCAAATAATAGCGGACATCTCGTAAGGAGAGGCAATACGATCGATACTGTTTCAAAAGCGAAGATAGGAGTGGCCTATCTTAAAGGAAATAAGGAGCGTACTATGAATGCCCCGCCGTTAATTGTAAACGCTAACGCCGCAGTATATGATAATCTACTTTTTATACATTCTAGAATCAAGGGAAAGTTTGAGGATAACAAACTGTGGGAGCAGGCGTCAATAATAGATGTTTACGATATCTCAAAAAATATATACCTGATGAGTTTCCCAATCTATAATTTAGAGGATAATAAGATGAGAAGCTTTTATATAACGAAAGAAAATTGCTTTGCTCTGATTGGAAATAGTATTGTAGTTTATAAATTCCGGGATATATTGAAAAAAGAGTTTAAAAATAATGGTTTTGTAAAAAAATGA
- a CDS encoding SusC/RagA family TonB-linked outer membrane protein produces MNIFSFFKGGKAFYCLVFTGFLISFSPSFAKNSLRRSTSLIQQHQIQGTVSDGSSPLPGVTISLKADSMTAAISDYNGHFSISASAQDTLVLSYLGFKTAYIPINSRSKINIVLQVDATTLQEVKVNAGYYSVQESERTGSIARITSKDIDTQPVTNVLATMQGRMAGVSITQTTGAPGGGFDIKIRGQNSLRSDANAPLYIIDGVPYSSDPIGHAQTSSPFPTVSSPLNSISPDSIESIEVLKDADATSIYGSRGANGVVLITTKKGKKGKTSFTINSSTGAGTITIFPDLMNTEQYLAMRRQAFKNDGLSEFNDWDYDINGTWDQKRYTDWQKELLGGTAQMNDLQGTVSGGSEQTQFMFNGNWHQQSTVYPGDFRYKTGGLQLNLNHKSEDGRFRISFTGGYNSQNNNLPSFDLSFDARYLPPNAPALYKPDGSLNWENGTWENPLRNLNAQFRSKTNNLIANSTLSYEILKDLTIKSSFGFTNLGSSETRTRPSTIFNPANNVTSARSAIYLYDTDRKSWIIEPQINYSMAIANGKFDVLVGGTFQSQTNDILYQTASGFASNSLIYNLAAAKNITIYSNDQDQYKYQAFFARVNYNLQQRYILNLTGRRDGSSRFGPGNQFASFGAAGAAWIFSKENFLTESYWLSFGKIRCSYGTTGNDKIGDYQFLNTYTTSGINYGGLTGLQPSRLYNPDFGWEINKKLEFALELGFLKDRIFTTVSWYRNRSSNQLVGLPLPGTTGFQVIQTNLDAQIENKGLELTLRAVNFNDSKFKWSTNFNITFAKNTLLRFPNLEGSTYSQKYRIGMPLNIELLYHYKGVDPQTGVYRFEDTNKDNTISFPDDRQTALNLNPAFYGGLQNQINYKRWNLDFLLQFVKQKSRIYPMGPAGMMSNQLRDMSATWTQPGDNASYQIATTGSNYEALMADYYYSLSDATVTDGSYIRLKNIALSFDVPLALKQTGLKIMLQGQNLLTFTKFKDGDPEFGGAGFLPPLKVLSAGIQLTF; encoded by the coding sequence ATGAATATTTTTTCATTTTTCAAGGGTGGGAAAGCTTTTTATTGCCTTGTTTTTACAGGCTTTCTAATCTCTTTCTCCCCTTCATTTGCCAAAAACAGTCTGCGGCGCAGCACCTCTTTAATCCAACAGCATCAGATACAGGGAACTGTCTCCGATGGCTCTAGTCCCCTGCCCGGCGTTACCATCTCATTAAAGGCAGATTCCATGACTGCCGCGATTTCTGACTACAACGGCCATTTTAGTATTTCTGCATCTGCCCAAGATACCTTAGTATTATCTTATTTAGGATTCAAAACCGCTTACATACCCATTAATAGCCGGTCAAAAATTAATATTGTACTTCAGGTTGACGCCACCACTCTGCAGGAAGTCAAAGTTAATGCCGGATATTACTCTGTACAAGAAAGCGAACGTACTGGAAGCATTGCTCGAATTACATCTAAAGATATCGATACCCAGCCAGTCACAAATGTTTTGGCCACAATGCAGGGAAGGATGGCTGGTGTCAGCATCACCCAGACTACAGGTGCTCCTGGCGGTGGATTTGATATTAAAATCAGAGGACAGAACAGCCTTCGGTCCGATGCCAATGCACCGTTGTACATTATTGATGGTGTTCCGTATTCTTCGGATCCAATCGGACATGCGCAAACCTCTAGTCCTTTCCCGACAGTTTCCAGTCCGCTTAATAGCATTAGCCCAGATTCGATCGAAAGCATTGAAGTCCTCAAAGATGCAGATGCAACCTCAATATATGGTTCAAGGGGCGCAAATGGAGTTGTTCTCATTACCACCAAAAAAGGGAAAAAAGGAAAGACATCTTTCACCATTAATAGCTCGACGGGTGCAGGGACAATTACAATATTTCCTGACCTGATGAACACAGAGCAGTATCTGGCAATGCGAAGACAGGCTTTTAAAAACGATGGACTTTCTGAATTTAATGACTGGGATTACGACATAAACGGAACTTGGGATCAGAAAAGATATACTGATTGGCAGAAGGAGCTTCTTGGAGGTACAGCACAGATGAATGACCTTCAAGGCACTGTATCGGGAGGATCAGAGCAGACGCAGTTTATGTTCAACGGTAACTGGCATCAGCAAAGTACTGTATATCCCGGAGACTTTCGTTATAAGACGGGCGGACTGCAGCTTAATTTAAACCATAAGTCAGAAGACGGAAGATTCCGCATTAGTTTTACAGGAGGCTACAACAGCCAGAATAATAACCTGCCTTCCTTTGACCTGAGTTTTGATGCTAGATATCTCCCTCCTAATGCCCCTGCTCTATATAAACCTGATGGAAGCCTTAACTGGGAAAACGGTACTTGGGAGAATCCGCTTAGAAATCTTAATGCACAATTCCGTTCAAAAACAAATAATCTAATAGCTAATAGCACGCTTTCATATGAAATCCTAAAAGATCTTACCATTAAAAGCAGCTTTGGTTTTACCAATCTAGGCAGTTCCGAAACTAGAACCCGGCCTTCCACCATTTTTAACCCGGCCAATAATGTCACCAGTGCACGTTCTGCGATCTATCTCTACGATACGGACCGTAAATCTTGGATAATAGAACCTCAGATCAATTACAGCATGGCAATAGCTAATGGAAAATTTGACGTGCTGGTCGGCGGTACTTTCCAGAGCCAGACAAACGATATCCTGTATCAGACTGCTAGCGGATTCGCCTCCAACAGCTTAATTTACAACCTTGCAGCAGCAAAAAACATAACTATTTACAGCAACGACCAGGATCAATATAAATATCAAGCTTTTTTCGCCAGAGTCAATTACAACCTGCAGCAGCGTTATATTCTTAATCTGACAGGACGACGGGACGGTTCAAGCAGATTTGGGCCAGGAAACCAGTTCGCTTCTTTTGGAGCTGCTGGTGCAGCATGGATTTTCTCAAAAGAAAACTTTTTAACTGAAAGCTATTGGCTAAGTTTTGGTAAAATCCGTTGCAGCTACGGAACGACAGGAAATGACAAGATCGGTGACTATCAGTTTCTTAACACCTATACCACATCTGGAATAAATTATGGAGGCTTAACTGGATTACAGCCCTCAAGACTTTACAATCCAGATTTTGGATGGGAAATTAATAAAAAACTGGAATTCGCATTAGAGCTTGGATTTTTAAAGGATAGGATTTTCACAACTGTTTCCTGGTACCGGAATCGCTCTTCAAATCAGCTGGTCGGTCTTCCATTGCCAGGCACAACGGGATTTCAGGTTATACAGACAAACCTAGATGCGCAGATAGAAAACAAAGGTCTTGAACTCACATTAAGGGCGGTAAATTTTAATGATTCCAAATTTAAATGGTCTACAAATTTCAACATAACTTTTGCTAAAAACACCTTGTTACGTTTTCCTAATCTAGAAGGTTCAACATACAGCCAGAAGTATCGAATAGGTATGCCGCTAAACATCGAGCTGTTGTATCATTACAAAGGCGTAGATCCACAGACGGGTGTTTACCGATTTGAGGACACTAACAAAGACAATACAATCTCTTTTCCGGATGATAGGCAGACTGCCCTGAATCTTAACCCTGCATTTTATGGGGGGCTTCAAAACCAAATTAACTATAAAAGATGGAATTTAGACTTTCTCTTGCAGTTTGTAAAACAAAAAAGCAGAATCTATCCGATGGGACCTGCTGGAATGATGTCTAATCAGTTGCGGGATATGAGCGCAACATGGACGCAGCCCGGGGATAATGCATCGTACCAGATTGCAACAACTGGATCCAATTATGAAGCATTGATGGCTGATTATTATTACTCCCTCAGCGATGCTACTGTGACGGACGGGTCTTATATCCGTCTTAAAAATATAGCCTTGTCATTCGATGTTCCGCTGGCACTTAAACAGACAGGCCTAAAAATCATGCTTCAGGGACAAAATTTACTGACATTCACAAAATTCAAAGACGGGGATCCGGAATTCGGAGGTGCGGGATTTCTACCGCCGCTTAAAGTACTCAGCGCAGGCATACAACTAACATTTTAA
- a CDS encoding RagB/SusD family nutrient uptake outer membrane protein, whose translation MKKITVLTVAVVLWQLLACDSFVETGLPKSQLSTSEVFEDQATAAAALANIYAKIRDTGMLTGSFTGLSLQLGNYADETVSYENASSSGSLFYGNRLLPSTTAVQDYWNTSYNQIYASNALIEGVEKSQNLSPENKKQLKGEALFIRALVHFYLTNLFGSIPYITDTDYRKNSKVSRIDMQKVYEHILSDLNSAVLLLPTSYSTVERIRPNKWVCHALLSRVYLYSNRYAEASNEASAVLNENNLFSLEQDIDRTFLVSSKETIWQLQPAFAGQNTKEGSSFIFISTPPTAASLSPSLFDSFAANDLRKSHWIKAVSNGTSIWYHPFKYKERDNTAQSKEYSVLFRLAEQYLIRAEARARQGNLTGSKEDLNQIRIRAGLDKTAAVTADEIANAILQERRWEYFTELGHRFFDLKRLEVLDKTLKPVKAGWNSEDKLFPIPQTELITNPNLQPQNPGY comes from the coding sequence ATGAAAAAAATAACAGTCTTAACAGTTGCTGTAGTTTTATGGCAGCTCCTAGCATGCGACTCTTTTGTTGAAACTGGTCTTCCTAAATCACAGCTTTCAACTTCAGAGGTATTCGAAGATCAAGCAACGGCTGCAGCAGCCTTAGCTAATATTTATGCCAAAATACGTGACACAGGCATGCTGACAGGCTCCTTTACAGGTTTATCGCTCCAGCTTGGGAACTACGCCGATGAAACAGTTTCATATGAAAATGCTTCAAGCTCCGGCTCTTTATTTTATGGCAATAGACTGCTTCCTTCCACAACGGCAGTCCAGGACTACTGGAATACTTCTTATAATCAGATCTATGCCTCAAATGCGCTTATAGAAGGAGTAGAAAAGAGCCAGAATCTTTCCCCTGAAAATAAAAAACAGCTTAAAGGGGAAGCACTCTTTATCAGGGCATTGGTGCACTTTTATCTCACAAATCTTTTTGGTTCTATTCCCTACATCACTGATACCGATTACAGAAAAAACAGTAAGGTCTCGCGTATAGATATGCAGAAAGTTTATGAGCATATTCTTTCTGATCTGAACAGTGCCGTCCTCCTGCTGCCAACTTCATACAGTACTGTGGAAAGAATCCGTCCCAACAAGTGGGTTTGTCATGCACTGCTCTCAAGAGTTTATCTGTACAGCAATCGATATGCTGAAGCCTCTAATGAAGCCTCAGCAGTTTTAAATGAAAATAATTTGTTTTCATTGGAACAGGATATAGACCGCACTTTTCTTGTCAGCTCGAAAGAAACTATCTGGCAGCTTCAGCCGGCATTTGCGGGGCAGAACACAAAGGAAGGGTCATCCTTTATTTTTATAAGCACCCCTCCAACAGCAGCCTCTCTCAGCCCTTCGCTCTTTGATTCCTTTGCCGCAAATGACCTGCGCAAATCTCATTGGATCAAAGCTGTTTCAAATGGTACTTCAATTTGGTATCATCCCTTCAAATATAAGGAACGGGATAATACGGCGCAATCCAAGGAATATTCTGTATTGTTCCGATTAGCCGAGCAGTATCTCATCCGCGCAGAAGCCAGGGCGCGCCAAGGAAATTTAACTGGATCAAAAGAAGATTTGAACCAAATCAGGATACGCGCTGGATTAGACAAAACAGCTGCAGTGACCGCAGATGAAATCGCAAATGCAATACTGCAGGAGAGAAGATGGGAGTATTTTACCGAGCTTGGCCATCGCTTTTTTGATCTGAAACGTCTTGAAGTGCTTGATAAAACTCTCAAACCAGTAAAAGCAGGATGGAATTCAGAAGACAAATTGTTCCCTATACCTCAAACTGAATTAATCACCAATCCAAATCTTCAACCCCAAAATCCTGGTTACTAA
- a CDS encoding DUF6236 family protein, giving the protein MEPLIYYPTFEPPTDAWLKFSLLYFENFRPIIPYSRRGQVSDNYARIIDETDLIRPYSPGADVGYRATLKAIEEVNKIFDNRHERSLLFNNANLIRKWQNPENWNFNVYHEKFSDAWADYCLRNNIGRQTENGLTLPEELAFLFMTYLAKEIAHLESAAIITDNNRYDNFTNYSRFTTPSLNRTTKFAKGIINLLIPKNLADVPFERLIEFREKNRDYLRAFNAELQNIQEKIGEGYSEQDFINNYNNIYSEFSRQVLLTGLGLASIPFAAYMLIKNPAATSPEYVKEILGALGVIIGGGYALNRALRDNETGRYCKKYMTNLERIR; this is encoded by the coding sequence ATGGAGCCACTTATTTATTATCCGACTTTTGAGCCGCCAACTGATGCTTGGCTTAAATTTTCATTATTATATTTCGAAAATTTCAGGCCTATTATTCCTTACAGCCGTCGCGGTCAAGTGAGCGACAATTATGCAAGAATAATAGATGAAACTGATTTAATAAGACCTTATAGTCCTGGAGCGGATGTAGGATATAGAGCAACATTGAAAGCAATTGAAGAAGTAAATAAAATCTTTGACAATAGGCACGAGAGGAGCCTTTTATTCAATAATGCGAACTTGATCAGAAAATGGCAAAATCCTGAAAACTGGAATTTCAATGTTTACCACGAAAAATTTTCCGATGCGTGGGCGGATTATTGTCTGCGAAATAACATTGGACGCCAAACCGAGAACGGACTGACACTGCCTGAGGAGCTCGCATTTCTATTTATGACCTATCTGGCAAAAGAAATTGCCCATTTAGAATCTGCGGCGATAATTACCGATAATAACAGGTATGACAATTTTACCAATTACTCCCGTTTTACAACTCCGAGCTTAAATAGGACTACCAAATTTGCCAAAGGAATCATCAATCTTCTTATTCCAAAGAATCTAGCAGATGTACCTTTTGAACGACTAATAGAGTTTCGTGAAAAGAATAGAGATTACTTACGGGCATTCAACGCAGAACTACAAAATATCCAAGAGAAAATTGGTGAAGGCTACAGTGAACAAGATTTCATAAATAATTACAATAATATATATTCAGAATTCAGCAGACAGGTACTTTTGACAGGGTTAGGGCTTGCTTCAATACCTTTTGCCGCCTATATGCTAATCAAAAATCCAGCTGCAACCTCTCCTGAATATGTCAAAGAAATATTAGGCGCTTTAGGAGTTATTATTGGAGGAGGATATGCACTAAACAGAGCACTGCGTGATAACGAGACCGGTAGATACTGTAAAAAATATATGACCAACTTAGAGAGAATAAGGTAG
- a CDS encoding prolyl oligopeptidase family serine peptidase, which produces MASKNKRFSLKEVQLKDCLIYLFFLFVLQLETCPLNGQALQKKELEEKDYRLWAETFIDKFSSDGRWTSYSLQYENNRDTLFIRNITDTGKTFNIPMGYNSCITSDQYFYAQTKDSLSFIDLSNGQQKSISNVSSYQYNEQYNLIILLKANAGKEKSLLIQSPDGRIIKSVEHATQFSLCPKNKWLIVSTCSSGSCKLILINLKDKSEKQIASGSNHFTEFSWDPHGRAVAFYSLSPDRKINSIFMYRNDLKRLFEFNSGVPQGLPEGAEIVSSPPDKILISEDLQRVFFHIRKRKSDKLSKSYSQPEVWNTNDKLVYSYAYIGEIPSETLKIMMWEPNKGRSIEVSTDELPEVFFTGNQKYAILSNKLQYEPQFTLYAPRDYYLLNLATMQRKKILSRFSSYYEYLTASPDGRYLAYFKDGNWWTYNIIKDLHTNLTQNLQTVFNGKVHTLVSNSAFGQAGWSSSNTEILLYDQFDIWAVRFDGSKARRLTHGREKEIKFRFGCDPGSALLNSTYGSLNHEVYDLTKEIILNARGADEKTGFFLWKENIGEKPIVYEDAYIDQLKYSFSGKKFLYRIQKFSLPPGLVIQQEDLRQSTIFQSNAQHSNYHWGNNELVTFENSKHQKLKGVLYYPALYDPTKKYPMIVHVYENQSKNLHLYSIPTLKNETGFNPAVFTSKGYFFFLPDIIIEDENQGLSSLDCAESGVKKILSMNIVNPEGVGLMGHSFGGYESAFIANRSSLFKTAVVSGAITDLGRFYLTVNWKTGRPDIWRFQGDQWNMNNKDPFNYPDVYNRNSPVAYINSLKIPLLTWSGRADTQVDWQQTVEYHMALRRLGKKNVMLLYPNEGHGLAIPSNQEDLTHRVLQWFDYFLKEEKISGWIDNAMN; this is translated from the coding sequence ATGGCATCAAAAAATAAACGGTTCTCCCTTAAAGAAGTTCAATTAAAGGATTGTCTTATATATTTATTTTTTTTATTTGTTTTGCAATTGGAAACCTGCCCTTTAAATGGGCAGGCATTGCAGAAAAAAGAGCTAGAGGAGAAAGATTACCGCCTCTGGGCGGAAACTTTCATTGATAAATTTTCTTCTGATGGAAGATGGACTAGTTATTCCTTACAATATGAAAACAATCGTGATACGTTATTTATCAGAAACATAACTGACACGGGAAAAACATTTAATATTCCGATGGGATATAACTCCTGCATTACTTCAGATCAATACTTTTACGCCCAGACAAAAGACAGCCTTAGCTTTATTGATTTGAGTAATGGGCAGCAGAAAAGTATTTCGAATGTTTCTTCCTATCAATATAACGAGCAATACAATCTTATTATATTACTAAAAGCTAACGCTGGAAAAGAAAAGTCGCTACTTATTCAAAGTCCTGATGGAAGAATAATTAAATCAGTAGAACATGCCACACAGTTCTCTCTTTGTCCTAAAAATAAATGGCTAATCGTCAGCACTTGCAGCAGCGGCAGTTGCAAATTGATACTGATCAATTTAAAAGATAAGTCCGAAAAACAAATCGCTTCCGGTTCAAATCATTTTACGGAATTTTCATGGGATCCACATGGCAGAGCAGTCGCTTTTTACTCGTTGTCGCCAGATAGGAAAATAAATTCAATATTTATGTACCGCAATGACCTGAAAAGATTATTTGAATTTAATAGTGGAGTTCCGCAGGGACTTCCTGAGGGCGCAGAAATTGTTTCTTCACCTCCAGATAAAATTTTAATTTCAGAAGACCTCCAGCGTGTCTTTTTCCATATCAGGAAAAGAAAATCTGACAAACTTTCTAAATCTTATTCGCAGCCTGAAGTCTGGAACACAAATGATAAGTTAGTATATTCGTACGCATATATCGGTGAAATTCCCAGTGAAACTCTCAAAATTATGATGTGGGAACCGAATAAAGGAAGATCTATTGAGGTAAGCACAGATGAACTTCCTGAAGTTTTTTTCACGGGAAACCAAAAGTATGCGATTCTGTCCAATAAACTGCAGTATGAGCCACAATTTACTCTTTATGCACCGCGAGATTATTATCTGCTTAACCTTGCCACGATGCAGCGAAAGAAAATACTGAGCAGGTTTTCATCTTATTATGAATATTTAACAGCATCTCCTGACGGACGTTATCTTGCTTATTTTAAAGACGGCAACTGGTGGACTTATAATATTATCAAAGACCTGCATACTAACCTAACTCAAAATTTACAAACAGTTTTCAATGGCAAAGTACATACTTTGGTTTCCAACAGTGCATTTGGACAAGCTGGATGGAGCAGCAGTAATACAGAAATACTTCTCTATGACCAATTTGATATCTGGGCTGTAAGATTTGACGGTTCTAAAGCGAGAAGACTTACCCACGGAAGGGAAAAAGAAATAAAGTTTCGCTTTGGTTGTGATCCAGGCAGTGCCCTACTTAATAGTACATATGGAAGCTTGAACCATGAAGTCTATGACCTAACTAAAGAGATTATTTTAAATGCCAGAGGTGCTGATGAAAAAACAGGATTTTTTCTATGGAAAGAAAATATCGGCGAAAAACCAATCGTTTATGAGGATGCATATATTGACCAGCTCAAATATTCATTTTCCGGCAAAAAGTTTCTATACAGGATTCAAAAATTTTCTCTTCCGCCTGGGCTGGTCATTCAGCAGGAAGATCTGCGGCAAAGTACAATTTTCCAGAGCAATGCGCAGCATAGTAATTATCACTGGGGAAATAACGAACTCGTAACTTTTGAGAATTCAAAGCATCAGAAACTCAAAGGTGTTTTATATTATCCGGCTTTATATGACCCCACAAAAAAATATCCTATGATTGTCCATGTTTATGAAAACCAGTCAAAAAATCTGCATTTATATTCCATTCCTACCTTAAAGAATGAAACAGGATTTAATCCGGCAGTTTTTACCTCTAAAGGCTACTTTTTCTTTCTTCCTGATATCATCATTGAGGATGAAAATCAAGGGCTATCCTCATTGGACTGCGCCGAATCAGGTGTAAAAAAAATACTCTCCATGAACATTGTCAATCCCGAAGGTGTTGGCCTAATGGGCCATTCTTTCGGCGGTTATGAGTCTGCGTTCATTGCAAACCGATCCAGCCTCTTTAAAACAGCTGTAGTCAGCGGGGCAATTACAGATTTAGGCCGCTTTTATTTAACTGTAAACTGGAAAACAGGCAGGCCCGATATATGGCGCTTCCAAGGTGATCAGTGGAATATGAATAATAAGGATCCATTTAATTATCCCGATGTTTATAATCGAAACTCGCCAGTCGCCTATATTAACAGTCTAAAGATTCCGCTTCTCACATGGAGCGGGAGGGCAGATACGCAGGTTGACTGGCAGCAGACCGTCGAATATCATATGGCCCTGCGTCGTCTTGGTAAAAAAAATGTAATGCTGCTGTATCCTAATGAAGGTCATGGATTGGCTATACCTTCCAATCAGGAGGATTTGACACACAGAGTTTTGCAATGGTTTGACTATTTTCTAAAAGAAGAAAAAATCTCAGGTTGGATAGACAATGCTATGAATTAA